tccactttattcaatgctaacgggccatgaagcattaaaaacctaaaataacagaccaatccgcgtatctgtctgttgccttatacaggctgtgtgccaaagaatttgttgctgttcggggtccgaatttcccgcgcaatcgtggggatgtgacgtaaattgacgctgtatgcgcgttgccgaacaggaagaacatggccgccgtggacacggactcaaacactgctgggatcaggggcggcagtgttgccaacttggtgactttctcgctaaatctggtgactttccaaagcctcttttcgactttttttgtcaaaagtgactagcgacaaatttagcggctttttctggtgctctggagacgtgacaggacgtctccgctgttctcagcaagcagcggtgctgcgtgagcccctcccccgtcccaaagcactcacaggcggccagtctcagcagcgccccctgctgagttggggcagattgggtaaacggcccggagctgctccacggcggcgacgggagagctccagcagccgcggcctgcttcacgcgcctccgtggttatgcggcgggtccctgcgcgctccgcggccggcacagagcgcatctccgcccgggagcggagatccggagctgccgcgccgcggcttgctccacggaggcgcgtgaagcaggcggcagcttccacgggccgagtggagctgccccacggaggctgacgggagagctccggatctctgctcccgggcggagacgcgctccgtgccggccgcggagcgcgcagggacccgccgcataaacgcggagaggagctccgcgacggatttaaaaatgaatcgttagattaatcaatgcatcgaagaactatttcctcgattaatcgattacaaaagtaatcgtttaacgcagccctattatcagcgttatctcgtgagtcaaaaaaaaaaaaaaaaaatgaccgaagccgggcaggcacccgaataaatattggatatgcgtttgattcatagAGGGAACTttagctgcatttgggagtgaaaatggatgcttacaaaaatcacaaatgtggtcctgcagtaatccgcgacgtagtaaacagcatgagcatcagcgctgtgaagacggacattctgtaaaatgtttgtgcgcgctcccgtgctgccttggctggtggctgcagttacccgcagcgcctatcgcaacagcactgaggtaaattttgaaaagttgccttaagtccctttaatttcattgttttaattcatggtTTATTAAAAGGTGATTTTAAGATATATTACTTTTCGAAAATGTCGGCTGAATAAAGAGTATATTTTTTCTATGTAAAGTAAGTTTAAACAATTTGATTTACTATAGTCCTATTCACATGACCCGAGTCAGAGGTCATATGCGCAGCGTCAGTGGCAGAAGCTGCATGGCGGAGAACGCCGAGTCGGCTGCTCAGCCGAACGCCAACTTGATCTGAAAGTAAGCGTACACGGCTGCAAACTGCAACATTCTACACGGTCCAGGAGGCGCACACGGTAACATGCAGtttatgcttttatttgttgttgtgtgtgtgtttttaaaatagcTACCTGTCGTCTCGCGATTGTGTTTGTAGCTGTCTAAATGCTGACACTCTTGGTCGGATGTTGTGAGACACTTCATGAAAGTGGATGAAATCgatgtaaatgtgttttatttttatttcccttTGTAGTTTTCACGGTGTCAGTGGCGAGGAACAGAGATCGAATAAACTTGCAAATGACATCAGTATGAAGCGTCGCCATTGCTTTGGACCGGTGTAGCTATAGAATGAAATAACATAGTTTCACAGCTTCTTGACTAAACATATCCAGTGGTCTGGTCATTAGGGCTAGGAGGAGCACGGCTCCACCTGGTGTCACCAGAAAAGACTGTAGGGAAACTACATTACAAATTCTTTCAGATTTCCTACAGTATTTAACTGTCCGTGAATAGAGCTGCCTCCTTCTTAAATAgcatataccgtattggcctgacTATCAGATGACTCTGATTGTAGGACGACCCctgtttttcaaatatcatttcatgaaaatagaaatatgaagaagaagaagctcttGACAATCAGACACCAACAACTAGACTGAGTGGCTGCTCAACTCTTTTTTAGATTTTACTACGTTGATGATTATTCCAGGTATTctttaaaatgtaatgaaagtCGGTgtacactttttcttttttcaaagcagttccatttattttcatctgcaCTGAGAGACGGGAGAGAACAACATCTCGAATGATGAGACTTTATAGGCAAGCAATAAATTGAAAGATCGATATTAGGAAAGAGTGAAGTTGGAGATGCACAGCATTGTGAAACAAATGCAGTTATCCAGTAAAAcagtttaatttacatttttttggctCCTTGATGGTTGCCTTGATCCACTTCATGTAACTGCAAACGTCCATAACACCAGCTGCTTCAGTGCAGGCGAACGAAGGATCACCGGTGAAAGAATGGACTCCATAAATCTTTCCTCGGGACACCATACCTCCACCAGAGTCTCCCTGAAAAAGAATTGCAGGTTACTTAACTATGCTGGGAGAGTGTGGAGCGACTTCAGGCTTCGAGGGAACGGGAACTCACTGGACATGTATCCTTTCCAGGGCTTTGAACGCAGAACCAGTGCTGATACAGTTTAGCTCGTGCTTTGAAGTTCAGAGGGTTCCGGGCATACATGTTCATAATGTTCTGGAGCCTTGTGCAGTTCACAATGTCAAGGTCGGCACATTGAAGAGTGCTGGACTCATCAGATACTACACAATATTGGAAAgacatgttgtttttcctccaaataatctgatatgtaaaaaaaaacatttttttttcctgaaatcaaATGTAATTAATTGAATTTTGTCTCACGCTTCTCATTGTTTGGGCCCATCCGATCAGCACCATATCCTGCCATCCGAACAGAGGCACCTCTGAAAGAGTATGAGTTTGAACAGAAAAGGTTCTTAGAAGAAACCGGACTTCTCAGACTTCTTTAGAATGAAACTGCGACTCACATGGTGGGCCGATTTCGACAGTTTGGAAGAGCCACACCTTGAATCTTGGACCGTTtcggcagcttcagcagcatgaTGTCATGTCCATTCTGATTTTGATCCTGAAAGATCTCATGTTCAGTAATGACTTGAGGCTGCTCTACTGGAACCGGATGAACTCCTACAGTTGCAGACATGGTCCTGAAAATAAACAGGGTTTTATTTAATCTGCATCAGTTTTATTAGGAGGGTGAAGATGCTCTGTGGAGGTCAGTGGTTCttgaaagaaataaatgatgaaCTAATAACAAAGCAGCTGAGATCAACGTCCAGCttgcagacaggagcaggaatGGTTTGAATAGGAGgggaaatatttatttcaggCTTTTAATGCATCACAGGTGCTGTGGATATGGAGTCAATCTAATGTTACAAACAATCAATGGCACTGACACTAAAGACTGGGACTTCCTCACCATCCGGGTTCCCAGCAGTGAGCTGCAGTGAGAATCCACTGGGGACTGATCAGAGAGCCTCCGCAGCGGGATGCATGTGTGCCGTTTGTCGCCACCAGTTTCACATGGTAGCGACGCTCGGTTCGTCGACAGGTCGAACCTCCAACAAGTCTCCTCTGACGATGCAGCTCCGAGCTCGTGGCGAGACCTGCAGCATCAGATTTTACATcacattgtttgttttcatgggAGAAAACAATAACTGAACTAAAATAGAGTATTGACTCACCAAGCCACAGCATGAGAAGAAGAATTTTGAGAAGAGCCATCGTTCCAATTTGTTTCTTGATAACAGCACGCTCTGCTTTTATAGCATGTCCTCACAGCCTGATTGGCCCCCGAGACACTAACATATCTCCTTTTAAGGAATTACTGACCTAATGGTGTTGTAATCACTTCTTATTTCACAACTACAGTGTCAGAACACTGACTGCAGGGGTTTCATGAACAGGTTAGAGCAGAACATCAACTATGAATTACATACTGCTCAAGacaagatatattttttttactacaGAATGATGCATAAAACTAGTCCTTCTACTAAGTACAAATAGCAAAAGCGCCATCGTTACTGTTGCAGTGTGTCTGAGAGGCGATGACATGTTTGTGTAATAATAACAGTGATAGATAGAAAGTATCATTAAAGTATCAGTAATACTGAAGG
The nucleotide sequence above comes from Salarias fasciatus chromosome 6, fSalaFa1.1, whole genome shotgun sequence. Encoded proteins:
- the LOC115390357 gene encoding cationic trypsin-3-like — translated: MALLKILLLMLWLGLATSSELHRQRRLVGGSTCRRTERRYHVKLVATNGTHASRCGGSLISPQWILTAAHCWEPGWTMSATVGVHPVPVEQPQVITEHEIFQDQNQNGHDIMLLKLPKRSKIQGVALPNCRNRPTIGASVRMAGYGADRMGPNNEKLSDESSTLQCADLDIVNCTRLQNIMNMYARNPLNFKARAKLYQHWFCVQSPGKDTCPGDSGGGMVSRGKIYGVHSFTGDPSFACTEAAGVMDVCSYMKWIKATIKEPKKCKLNCFTG